The following proteins come from a genomic window of Theileria equi strain WA chromosome 2 map unlocalized gcontig_1105316255037, whole genome shotgun sequence:
- a CDS encoding conserved hypothetical protein (encoded by transcript BEWA_036080A) produces MRDNREGDIFITEGTLNGIIKAFESKSWDRIAVQDLRRTGTRLRFAKRYSVAEISKIGRSFMASIARYYVNYVCKNDSEARWLHTTARDPFINNQNKKHISTLADRVDAISVLLDNNCVLNWKLFYGLIELTRSDKIRVKQTSIQFLYTTLMKILPSRKLKYIDQIEEDRLRFLGAHLSYLKGKGGSIDECDPFAKSMLLAVSFEDFLKGIYSTFIQILSDMMNSNLEFMQKDASNYCLQMLIQKPEQEVILLDMIISRLGHKNDKMSSYAFNLLDTLLQNHGQMKRVVVAKVGERIKKSISWMYKDMHHWPSKGKWFTRRKTVIFHHTFSLFHSFTYLYFAADELIHMLKGIHRGMHYISRLNYTRYCPCSLFKCFRNEYDVAYETFKCFVDSVHFFFAFHDIGSSKFSAPMYEYEECAKIVRCISIAIEKCLRYFKFLDSLGTKQALSSGKTGIFDDRRKELLDSLQDNVKSLYRAAHRPTSLSANISLLSLLSSIFPSEDRYYNLLYERILDIRMFDASNTLSLLLVVDKMMQQDSDVPRVCSFIKRLLQVAGTITSTNASLLIARICRKKMGDLPSIRKIIHDSPKEGEHYIHDKRNPTYSMADECHLWELYLNAASYNPILEHEFRNLDKDPVNALDQKGFSTEYNTFTLFQELSLFSGALQHGDYSYTQEKYWKNNKQAEPHHMSFKLYHKLKYECDPRLQQKKKLELPQDVADEISDGQDTDPGVEFNDVNDSEVDTEPSISEGDAEDISEEDTDEEISDDVTDDEISESVSGNEEIDDLDSEEDSDSNREKRNLSSTNDLELKKRKDIEKRLKRVTRGSFADASRLFFL; encoded by the exons ATGAGAGATAACAGAGAAGGTGACATTTTTATCACAGAAGGTACCCTAAATGGCATCATTAAGGCCTTTGAAAGCAAAAGTTGGGATAGAATTGCTGTACAGGATTTAAGAAGGACGGGTACAAGGCTCAGATTTGCCAAGAGGTACTCTGTCGCCgaaatatccaaaatagGAAGAAGTTTTATGGCATCAATCGCAAGATATTATGTCAATTACGTATGCAAAAATGATTCAGAAGCACGGTGGCTACATACTACTGCAAGGGACCCCTTCATCAACAACC aaaataaaaaacaCATTTCTACATTGGCAGATAGAGTCGATGCAATTTCCGTGCTTCTTGATAACAACTGCGTTTTGAATTGGAAATTATTTTATGGTTTAATAGAGTTAACAAGAAGTGATAAGATTAGGGTGAAACAGACTTCCATACAATTTCTATATACAACACTCATGAAAATACTTCCTTCCCGTAAACTAAAATATATTGATCAAATAGAGGAAGATCGCCTTAGGTTTTTGGGCGCGCATTTGTCTTATTTAAAGGGTAAAGGAGGGTCTATTGATGAGTGTGATCCCTTTGCAAAGAGCATGCTTCTTGCTGTTTCTTTTGAGGATTTCCTAAAGGGGATTTATTCCACTTTCATCCAG ATATTGTCCGATATGATGAACAGCAATCTAGAATTTATGCAAAAAGATGCCTCTAACTATTGTCTACAGATGCTAATACAGAAGCCAGAACAGGAAGTCATCCTGTTGGATATGATAATATCTAGATTAGGTCACAAAAACGACAAGATGTCGTCGTATGCTTTTAATTTGCTCGACACTCTTCTCCAAAATCATGGCCAGATGAAGAGAGTTGTTGTTGCAAAAGTTGGAGAACGAATTAAAAAATCAATTTCTTGGATGTATAAAGATATGCATCATTGGCCTTCGAAGGGAAAATGGTTTACTCGCAGGAAAACAGTTATATTTCATCATACTTTCAGTTTGTTTCATTCGTTTACTTATCTTTACTTTGCAGCGGATGAACTGATACACATGTTGAAGGGTATTCATAGGGGTATGCATTACATATCAAGGCTCAACTACACGAGGTATTGTCCATGTTCTCTATTCAAGTGCTTTAGGAATGAGTATGATGTTGCGTATGAAACatttaaatgttttgtCGATTCGGTACACTTCTTTTTTGCTTTCCATGATATAGGATCAAGCAAATTTTCTGCCCCAATGTATGAATATGAGGAATGTGCAAAGATAGTTCGTTGCATTTCTATTGCCATAGAGAAATGCTTACGTTATTTCAAATTTTTGGATTCCCTTGGTACCAAACAAGCACTTTCCAGTGGTAAAACAGGAATTTTTGATGATAGACGCAAAGAACTACTGGACTCCTTGCAGGATAACGTGAAGTCTTTATATAGAGCAGCCCATAGACCCACTTCTTTATCTGCTAATATATCTTTGCTATCACTGCTATCTTCGATCTTCCCTTCAGA GGACCGTTACTATAACTTACTTTATGAAAGAATATTGGATATTAGAATGTTTGACGCATCAAATACACTTTCACTTTTACTGGTAGTCGATAAAATGATGCAGCAAGACTCTGACGTACCGAGAGTCTGTTCATTTATAAAGCGTCTTTTGCAG GTTGCAGGCACAATAACGTCGACTAATGCATCGCTTTTGATAGCTAGGATATGTAGAAAGAAAATGGGTGATCTTCCATCCATTAGAAAAATTATTCATGACTCCCCTAAAGAGGGGGAGCATTATATTCATGATAAACGCAATCCCACATACTCCATG GCTGATGAGTGCCATCTTTGGGAATTATATCTAAATGCAGCATCGTATAATCCTATTTTAGAGCATGAGTTTAGAAATCTTGATAAGGACCCTGTTAATGCACTAGATCAAAAGGGATTTTCTACAGAATACaatacatttacattattTCAAGAACTCAGTTTATTTTCTGGTGCTCTTCAGCATGGTGACTATAGTTATACACAAGAAAAATActggaagaataataaACAAGCAGAGCCTCACCACATGTCATTTAAACTATATCACAAATTGAAGTATGAATGCGATCCGAGGCTTCAACAGAAAAAGAAACTAGAATTACCTCAAGATGTTGCTGATGAGATTTCGGATGGACAAGATACCGACCCGGGTGTTGAATTCAACGATGTTAACGATAGCGAGGTAGATACTGAACCTTCTATCTCTGAAGGTGACGCTGAAGATATATCTGAAGAAGACACTGATGAGGAGATATCTGATGATGTTACCGACGATGAAATTAGCGAAAGTGTATCTGGTAATGAAGAAATTGACGACCTGGACTCGGAGGAAGATAGTGATTCAAATCGGGAAAAAAGAAACCTCTCAAGTACCAACGATTTGGAACTTAAAAAGAGGAAAGATATTGAAAAAAGATTAAAACGTGTTACCAGGGGTAGTTTTGCGGACGCTTCACGTTTGTTttttttgtaa